A genomic stretch from Sinorhizobium terangae includes:
- a CDS encoding NAD(P)/FAD-dependent oxidoreductase produces the protein MPWQSPISPGISWYEATIPKRPAYPVLTGARKTDVAIIGGGYTGLQAAYNLAKSGTDVTLIDACRFGDGASGRNGGQFGTGQRAWAEDTEEVLGHERAKLLFEMAENAKRYLLDFAAEHGIDIEFVPGQLSVGHKNSLEKDYRRHVEAMVERFGYPHLTFMERDETASRLGSHHYQFGIRDTGTGHIHPMKLLVGLAEQAARAGASLHEQTKALKIDKKGAAIVIDTDRGTITADRVLIACNAHIGNLEPVTASHVMPIRSFIGATEILSDHPDVLPGGESVDDSRFVVRYFRKSKDGRLLFGGREAYTADNPRDISSHIRRQISEIYPALANVEITHAWGGSVGITMPRQPFCREVMPGVTSIGGYSGHGVMLSNYCGKLYADLVLGKQTELDLLKALKIPAFPGGMRFRSALLFLALSWYALRDRL, from the coding sequence ATGCCCTGGCAAAGCCCGATCTCGCCCGGAATTTCCTGGTATGAGGCGACGATCCCGAAGCGTCCGGCCTATCCGGTGCTGACAGGCGCGCGGAAAACCGACGTTGCTATCATCGGCGGCGGCTACACGGGCCTTCAAGCCGCCTACAATCTCGCGAAAAGCGGAACAGACGTCACCTTGATCGACGCCTGCCGTTTCGGCGATGGCGCCTCGGGCCGCAACGGCGGCCAGTTCGGCACCGGGCAGCGCGCCTGGGCGGAGGATACGGAGGAAGTGCTCGGCCACGAGCGTGCCAAGCTCCTGTTCGAGATGGCGGAGAATGCCAAGCGCTATCTGCTGGACTTCGCCGCCGAACACGGAATCGACATCGAGTTCGTGCCCGGGCAGCTTTCTGTCGGACACAAGAACAGTCTTGAGAAAGACTACCGCCGTCATGTCGAGGCGATGGTGGAGCGTTTCGGATATCCGCACCTTACCTTCATGGAACGGGACGAGACGGCAAGCCGACTTGGATCGCATCATTATCAGTTCGGCATACGCGACACCGGCACCGGGCACATCCACCCGATGAAACTGCTCGTCGGTCTTGCAGAGCAAGCGGCCCGTGCCGGCGCCAGCCTGCACGAACAGACGAAGGCGCTGAAGATCGACAAAAAGGGCGCCGCGATCGTCATCGACACCGATCGCGGCACGATCACCGCCGACCGGGTGCTGATCGCATGCAACGCCCATATCGGCAACCTTGAGCCTGTAACCGCCAGCCACGTCATGCCGATCCGCTCGTTCATCGGCGCGACGGAGATCCTGTCCGACCATCCGGATGTACTGCCCGGCGGCGAATCGGTCGATGATTCGCGCTTCGTCGTGCGCTATTTCCGCAAATCGAAAGACGGACGGCTGCTCTTCGGCGGGCGCGAAGCCTATACGGCCGACAATCCACGCGACATTTCCAGCCACATCCGCCGCCAGATCAGCGAAATCTATCCGGCACTCGCCAATGTCGAGATCACCCACGCCTGGGGCGGTTCGGTCGGCATCACCATGCCGCGCCAGCCTTTCTGCCGCGAGGTCATGCCGGGAGTCACGAGCATCGGTGGCTATTCCGGTCACGGCGTCATGCTGTCCAACTATTGCGGCAAGCTCTATGCTGACTTGGTCTTGGGCAAACAGACGGAGCTGGATCTTCTCAAGGCCTTGAAAATACCGGCTTTCCCAGGCGGAATGCGATTCCGCTCGGCACTCCTGTTCCTCGCGCTCAGCTGGTATGCTTTGCGCGACCGGCTCTAA
- the edd gene encoding phosphogluconate dehydratase, which yields MSADSRVAAITARIVERSKPQREAYLDRIRSAAANGPHRSVLGCGNLAHGFAVCSPAEKTALAGDRVPNLGIITSYNDMLSAHQPFETYPALIREAAREAGGVAQVAGGVPAMCDGVTQGQPGMELSLFSRDLIAMAAGVGLSHNMFDAAVYLGVCDKIVPGLVIAALTFGHLPAVFVPAGPMTSGLPNDEKAKVRQLFAEGKVGRDELLEAESKSYHGPGTCTFYGTANSNQMLMEIMGFHLPGASFINPGTPLRDALTKEAAKRALAITAMGNEFTPAGEMIDERSIVNGVVGLHATGGSTNHTMHLVAMARAAGILLTWQDISELSDIVPLLARVYPNGLADVNHFHAAGGMGFLIGQLLKNGLLHDDVRTVFGQGLDAYAIDVKLGANGGVHREPAPQQSADPKVLATIDQPFQHTGGLKMLAGNLGKAVIKISAVKPDRHVIEAPAKIFHDQAELNAAFKAGKLEGDFVAVVRFQGPKANGMPELHKLTTVLGILQDRGQKVAILTDGRMSGASGKVPAAIHVTPEAKDGGPIARIQEGDIIRIDAIAGTIEVLVEDIALKTRVPAHIDLSDNEFGMGRELFAPFRRIAGAADHGASVLF from the coding sequence ATGTCCGCCGATTCCCGCGTTGCCGCCATCACCGCCCGCATTGTCGAGCGTTCCAAACCCCAGCGCGAAGCCTATCTCGATCGCATCCGTAGTGCTGCGGCAAACGGGCCACATCGCAGCGTTCTCGGCTGCGGCAACCTTGCACATGGCTTTGCTGTCTGTTCGCCCGCCGAGAAGACGGCGCTCGCGGGTGACCGTGTCCCGAATCTCGGCATCATCACCTCCTACAACGACATGCTCTCGGCGCATCAGCCCTTTGAGACCTATCCGGCGCTGATCCGCGAGGCCGCCCGCGAGGCTGGCGGCGTGGCGCAAGTTGCCGGCGGCGTGCCGGCGATGTGCGACGGCGTCACCCAAGGCCAGCCCGGCATGGAGCTGTCGCTTTTCTCACGCGACCTCATCGCGATGGCCGCGGGCGTCGGGCTGTCGCACAACATGTTCGACGCCGCTGTCTATCTCGGCGTCTGCGACAAGATCGTGCCTGGCCTCGTGATCGCCGCATTGACATTCGGCCACCTGCCCGCGGTCTTCGTCCCCGCCGGGCCGATGACCTCGGGCCTGCCGAATGACGAGAAGGCCAAGGTCCGCCAGCTCTTTGCCGAGGGCAAGGTCGGTCGCGACGAATTGCTCGAGGCTGAATCCAAGTCGTATCACGGCCCCGGCACCTGTACCTTCTACGGCACCGCCAACTCCAACCAGATGCTGATGGAGATCATGGGCTTCCACCTGCCTGGCGCCTCCTTCATCAATCCCGGCACGCCGCTGCGCGACGCGCTGACGAAGGAAGCAGCCAAACGGGCGCTCGCCATCACCGCCATGGGTAACGAATTCACCCCCGCCGGCGAGATGATCGATGAACGATCGATCGTCAACGGCGTCGTTGGCCTGCACGCTACGGGCGGCTCGACCAACCACACCATGCACCTCGTTGCCATGGCGCGGGCTGCGGGCATCCTGCTCACCTGGCAGGACATTTCCGAACTTTCCGACATCGTGCCGCTTCTGGCCCGCGTCTATCCGAACGGGCTCGCGGACGTGAACCATTTCCACGCCGCCGGCGGCATGGGCTTCCTGATCGGCCAGTTGCTCAAGAACGGATTGCTGCACGACGACGTCCGGACGGTGTTCGGCCAGGGTCTCGACGCCTATGCCATCGACGTCAAGCTCGGCGCCAACGGCGGCGTTCACCGCGAGCCGGCGCCGCAACAGAGCGCCGATCCGAAGGTGCTGGCGACGATCGATCAACCGTTCCAGCACACCGGCGGGCTCAAGATGCTCGCCGGCAATCTCGGCAAGGCGGTCATCAAGATTTCGGCCGTCAAGCCGGATCGCCATGTCATCGAAGCGCCCGCGAAGATCTTCCACGACCAGGCGGAGCTCAACGCCGCCTTCAAGGCGGGCAAGCTTGAGGGCGATTTTGTCGCCGTGGTCCGCTTTCAGGGTCCGAAGGCCAATGGCATGCCGGAACTGCACAAGCTGACGACCGTGCTCGGCATCCTGCAGGACCGTGGCCAGAAGGTGGCCATCCTGACCGACGGCCGCATGTCAGGCGCGTCCGGCAAGGTCCCGGCCGCCATCCATGTCACCCCGGAAGCAAAGGACGGCGGACCGATCGCGCGCATTCAGGAAGGTGACATCATCCGTATCGACGCGATTGCCGGAACGATCGAGGTACTGGTCGAAGACATTGCGCTGAAGACGCGCGTGCCGGCCCATATCGACCTCTCCGACAACGAATTCGGCATGGGCCGCGAGCTTTTCGCGCCGTTCCGCCGCATCGCTGGCGCGGCCGATCATGGGGCTAGCGTCCTCTTCTAG
- the pgl gene encoding 6-phosphogluconolactonase — MSASLHIFENGTALAEGLADAVSAKLAAAIEARGAASIAVSGGTTPKAFFQALSRREIDWTKVTVTLVDERLVPPENERSNHGLVAANLLQNKAAAARFLPLYHAAATAEDAAATASRSMAAIGTPFDVVILGMGTDGHTASFFPGGTRLKEAIDPATPRGVITMEADGAGETRLTFTFSSLEDAGLLVLHIEGDGKKEVLARAEAPGDEAEMPIRAMLRRATSPLQIYWAP; from the coding sequence ATGAGCGCTTCCCTGCACATATTCGAAAACGGAACGGCATTGGCGGAGGGCCTTGCGGATGCGGTCAGCGCCAAGCTCGCCGCGGCGATTGAGGCCCGCGGCGCTGCGAGCATCGCGGTCTCCGGCGGAACGACGCCGAAGGCATTCTTCCAGGCACTGTCGCGGCGCGAGATCGACTGGACCAAGGTGACCGTCACCCTTGTCGACGAGCGGTTGGTGCCGCCGGAAAACGAGCGCTCCAACCATGGGCTGGTCGCCGCCAACCTGCTGCAGAACAAGGCGGCAGCAGCAAGATTCCTGCCGCTTTACCACGCAGCAGCCACGGCCGAGGACGCCGCAGCGACGGCAAGCCGTTCGATGGCGGCGATCGGCACGCCCTTCGATGTGGTTATCCTCGGGATGGGAACGGATGGACACACCGCCTCGTTCTTTCCGGGAGGTACGCGTCTCAAAGAGGCGATCGATCCGGCGACGCCACGCGGCGTGATCACGATGGAAGCGGACGGCGCGGGCGAGACGCGCCTGACATTCACCTTTTCCAGTCTTGAGGATGCCGGGCTACTCGTCCTGCATATCGAAGGCGACGGCAAGAAGGAGGTTCTTGCCCGAGCGGAGGCGCCCGGCGACGAGGCAGAGATGCCGATCCGCGCGATGTTGCGGCGCGCAACATCGCCGCTGCAGATCTACTGGGCGCCGTAA
- a CDS encoding alpha-glucosidase, protein MNQTEITGSILKPDRDWWRGAVIYQIYPRSFQDTNGDGIGDLNGITARLPHVAALGVDAIWISPFFTSPMRDFGYDVSNYRDVDPIFGKLEDFDALIAEAHRLGLRVMIDLVLSHTSDRHPWFVESRSSRSNAKADWYVWADSKPDGTPPNNWLSIFGGSAWAWDPTRLQYYLHNFLTSQPDLNLHNPEVQEALLAVERFWLERGVDGFRLDTINFYFHDKQLRDNPALVPERRNASTAPAVNPYNYQEHLYDKNQPENLEFLRRFRAVMDEYPAIAAVGEVGDSQRGLEIAGEYTSGGDKMHMCYAFEFLAPDPLTPGRVADVLRDFQRAAPEGWACWAFSNHDVVRHASRWADGVSDYGAHAKLLASLLMSIRGSVCIYQGEELALPEAELAYEDLQDPYGIQFWPDFKGRDGCRTPMVWESMPDGGFSDNTPWLPVPENHLAQAVSVQEADPASVMQHYRRFLQFRKAYPAFAKGEIEFFETEAPLLGFLRTHGNEKLLCLFNMSEGVATANLPTEPLEPLEGHGFVAEIKGNTINLPAWGAFFARVV, encoded by the coding sequence ATGAACCAGACCGAAATAACCGGCTCCATTCTCAAGCCCGACAGGGATTGGTGGCGTGGGGCGGTGATCTACCAGATCTATCCGCGCTCCTTTCAGGACACGAACGGCGATGGCATCGGCGACCTGAATGGTATCACCGCCCGGCTGCCGCATGTCGCGGCGCTCGGCGTCGATGCGATCTGGATTTCGCCCTTCTTCACCTCGCCGATGAGGGACTTCGGTTATGACGTCTCCAACTACAGGGATGTCGATCCGATCTTCGGCAAGCTCGAGGATTTCGATGCGCTGATCGCTGAGGCGCACCGCCTCGGCCTGCGGGTCATGATCGATCTGGTCCTGTCGCACACGTCTGATCGGCATCCATGGTTCGTCGAAAGCCGGTCGAGCCGCAGCAACGCCAAGGCGGACTGGTATGTCTGGGCAGATTCCAAGCCCGACGGAACCCCGCCCAACAACTGGCTGTCGATCTTCGGCGGCTCCGCCTGGGCCTGGGATCCGACGCGGCTGCAATATTACCTGCACAACTTTCTGACCTCGCAGCCGGACCTCAACCTGCATAATCCTGAGGTTCAGGAGGCCCTGCTTGCCGTCGAGCGCTTCTGGCTCGAGCGCGGCGTCGACGGCTTCCGCCTCGACACCATCAACTTCTATTTCCACGACAAGCAGTTGCGCGACAACCCGGCATTGGTGCCGGAGCGGCGCAATGCTTCGACGGCGCCGGCCGTCAATCCGTACAATTACCAGGAGCACCTCTACGACAAGAACCAGCCGGAAAACCTCGAATTCCTCAGGCGCTTCCGGGCGGTGATGGACGAGTATCCGGCGATCGCCGCCGTTGGCGAGGTTGGCGACAGCCAGCGCGGCCTTGAGATCGCCGGTGAATACACCTCCGGCGGCGACAAGATGCATATGTGCTATGCCTTCGAGTTTCTGGCGCCGGATCCCTTGACGCCGGGCCGCGTGGCCGACGTACTGCGTGATTTCCAGAGGGCGGCGCCCGAAGGCTGGGCCTGCTGGGCCTTCTCCAATCATGACGTCGTCCGCCACGCCAGCCGCTGGGCCGACGGCGTCAGCGATTACGGCGCTCACGCCAAGTTGCTGGCAAGCCTTTTGATGTCGATCAGAGGTTCGGTCTGCATCTATCAGGGCGAGGAACTGGCGCTGCCCGAAGCGGAGCTCGCCTACGAGGATCTCCAGGATCCTTACGGCATCCAGTTCTGGCCCGACTTCAAGGGCCGCGACGGCTGCCGCACGCCCATGGTATGGGAGAGCATGCCCGACGGCGGGTTCAGCGACAACACACCGTGGCTGCCAGTCCCCGAGAACCATCTGGCTCAGGCCGTCTCTGTTCAGGAGGCCGACCCGGCCTCTGTCATGCAGCATTACCGCCGCTTCCTGCAGTTCAGGAAGGCGTATCCCGCCTTTGCAAAGGGCGAGATCGAATTTTTCGAGACTGAGGCGCCGCTTCTTGGTTTCCTTCGCACTCATGGCAATGAGAAACTGCTTTGCCTGTTCAACATGAGCGAAGGGGTGGCGACGGCGAACTTGCCGACCGAACCGCTGGAGCCGCTCGAAGGACACGGTTTCGTCGCAGAGATAAAAGGCAATACAATCAATCTTCCGGCCTGGGGCGCGTTCTTCGCGCGTGTGGTCTGA
- a CDS encoding carbohydrate ABC transporter permease, whose product MTPATRSPLMWAVHLSVLLIVALWTMPTAGLLISSLRDKDQLAVSGWWTALATSSRNDVARAPAADSQVERDGKFVISGNILDGQAGQISAFGFSSREPAAFKAGETAELNDGEKLTVQADGSFEIVSDTKMEGSRGQRIFFTAAAPPRFTLDNYREVLGAEGIGASFINSLTVAVPSTVIPILIAAFAAYALAWMPFPGRAILIAVVVGLLVVPLQMSLIPLLKLYNGVGAFFGVPAKTYMGIWLAHTGFGLPLAIYLLRNYMAGLPREIMESARVDGASDFDIFVKIILPLSFPALASFAIFQFLWTWNDLLVAIVFLGTGQDQLVLTGRLVNLLGSRGGNWEILTASAFITIVVPLIVFFALQRYLVRGLLAGSVKGG is encoded by the coding sequence ATGACCCCAGCCACGCGCTCCCCGCTGATGTGGGCCGTCCATCTCTCGGTGCTTCTCATCGTCGCTCTCTGGACGATGCCGACCGCGGGCCTGTTGATCTCGTCGCTGCGCGACAAGGATCAACTCGCCGTTTCCGGATGGTGGACCGCCCTTGCCACTTCGTCGCGCAATGACGTCGCGCGTGCTCCGGCGGCCGACAGCCAGGTTGAACGGGACGGCAAGTTCGTCATCTCCGGTAACATTCTTGACGGTCAGGCCGGACAGATTTCGGCCTTCGGCTTCTCCAGCCGCGAACCGGCAGCGTTCAAGGCCGGAGAAACCGCGGAACTGAACGACGGCGAGAAGCTGACCGTGCAGGCAGACGGCAGCTTCGAGATCGTTTCCGATACGAAGATGGAAGGCTCGCGCGGCCAGCGCATCTTCTTCACCGCCGCAGCACCACCGCGCTTCACCCTCGATAACTATCGGGAGGTGCTGGGTGCGGAGGGCATCGGTGCGTCCTTCATCAACTCGCTGACGGTTGCCGTTCCATCGACGGTCATCCCGATTCTGATCGCGGCCTTTGCAGCCTATGCCCTGGCCTGGATGCCCTTTCCGGGGCGTGCGATCCTGATCGCCGTGGTCGTCGGGCTGCTGGTCGTGCCGCTGCAGATGTCGCTCATTCCGCTCCTGAAGCTCTACAACGGCGTCGGCGCATTTTTCGGCGTCCCGGCCAAGACCTATATGGGCATCTGGCTTGCGCACACCGGCTTCGGCCTGCCGCTCGCGATCTATCTCTTGCGCAATTACATGGCGGGCCTGCCGCGCGAGATCATGGAATCCGCGCGCGTCGACGGCGCTAGCGATTTTGACATTTTCGTCAAGATCATCCTGCCATTGTCTTTCCCGGCGCTCGCCTCCTTCGCGATCTTCCAGTTCCTGTGGACCTGGAACGATCTCCTGGTCGCGATCGTCTTCCTCGGCACCGGCCAGGACCAACTCGTGCTGACGGGGCGGCTGGTCAACCTGCTCGGCTCTCGCGGCGGCAACTGGGAAATCCTGACTGCCTCCGCCTTCATCACCATCGTCGTTCCCCTGATCGTCTTCTTCGCCCTGCAGCGCTATCTCGTGCGCGGTCTGCTCGCTGGATCGGTCAAGGGCGGCTGA
- a CDS encoding GFA family protein, with translation MQRPYRLSCHCGDISLEVDAELSRLVECNCSTCRRSGFLHWKVDAAAVRLITEKRRLSSYIWRDVNGGHHFCPTCGTAIMRSGYPGDRVSLNARCIEGVDVFTLEIERYDGQNDMPPVPLP, from the coding sequence ATGCAGCGACCCTATCGCCTTTCCTGTCATTGCGGCGACATCTCTCTCGAGGTCGACGCTGAGTTATCGCGATTGGTCGAATGCAACTGCTCGACGTGCCGGCGTTCCGGTTTCCTTCATTGGAAGGTGGATGCCGCCGCTGTCAGGCTGATCACCGAAAAGCGCCGCCTGTCGAGCTACATCTGGCGCGATGTCAACGGAGGCCATCACTTCTGCCCCACCTGTGGCACCGCGATCATGCGAAGCGGCTATCCGGGCGACCGCGTTTCGCTCAACGCCCGCTGCATCGAGGGGGTGGACGTGTTCACACTCGAGATCGAGCGTTACGACGGCCAAAACGACATGCCTCCCGTGCCGCTCCCGTAG
- a CDS encoding ABC transporter ATP-binding protein, giving the protein MTGLLLKDIRKSYGAVDVIHGINLDIKQGEFIVFVGPSGCGKSTLLRMIAGLEQITGGDMFIDGDRVNDVPPSKRGIAMVFQSYALYPHMTVYDNMAFGMRIAKESKEEIDRRVRSAAEILQLTQYLDRLPKALSGGQRQRVAIGRAICRNPKVFLFDEPLSNLDAALRVATRIEIAKLNEQMADTTMIYVTHDQVEAMTLADRIVVLSAGHIEQVGAPLELYERPANLFVARFIGSPAMNIIPSTISATGAQTTVTLAGGKSVTLDMATDASEKGKTASFGVRPEDLQATQSEDFLFEGTVSIVEALGEVTLLYIEGLVENEPLIAKMPGIPQVKRGDKVRFTADKAKLHLFDAEGRSYRA; this is encoded by the coding sequence ATGACAGGCCTGCTGCTTAAAGATATCCGCAAGTCCTATGGGGCCGTTGATGTCATTCATGGCATCAACCTCGACATCAAACAGGGTGAGTTCATCGTCTTCGTCGGGCCATCGGGCTGCGGGAAATCGACGCTGCTCAGGATGATCGCCGGCCTTGAGCAGATAACCGGCGGTGACATGTTCATCGATGGCGACCGGGTCAACGACGTGCCGCCATCGAAGCGCGGCATCGCCATGGTGTTCCAGTCCTACGCGCTCTATCCGCACATGACGGTCTACGACAACATGGCTTTCGGCATGCGGATCGCCAAGGAGTCGAAGGAGGAGATCGACCGCCGCGTGCGCTCGGCGGCGGAAATCCTCCAACTAACCCAATATCTCGACCGCCTGCCAAAGGCGCTCTCCGGCGGGCAGCGTCAGCGCGTGGCGATCGGACGGGCGATTTGCCGAAATCCCAAGGTCTTCCTCTTCGACGAGCCGCTTTCCAACCTCGATGCGGCCCTGCGCGTCGCCACGCGGATCGAGATCGCCAAGCTCAATGAGCAGATGGCCGATACAACAATGATCTATGTCACGCACGACCAGGTGGAGGCGATGACGCTTGCTGACCGCATCGTCGTGCTTTCGGCAGGCCATATCGAGCAGGTCGGTGCGCCGCTCGAACTTTATGAGCGCCCGGCGAACCTCTTCGTCGCCCGCTTCATCGGCTCGCCGGCGATGAACATCATCCCTTCGACGATCTCGGCCACCGGCGCGCAGACGACCGTGACGCTCGCGGGCGGCAAGTCGGTGACGCTCGACATGGCCACGGACGCATCCGAGAAAGGAAAGACGGCGAGTTTCGGCGTGCGTCCGGAAGACCTGCAGGCGACGCAGTCCGAAGATTTCCTGTTCGAAGGAACGGTTTCGATCGTCGAGGCGCTCGGTGAAGTGACGCTGCTCTATATCGAGGGACTGGTCGAGAACGAGCCGCTCATCGCGAAGATGCCCGGCATCCCGCAGGTCAAACGTGGAGACAAGGTGCGCTTTACCGCCGACAAGGCAAAGCTTCACCTCTTCGATGCCGAAGGACGCAGCTATCGCGCCTAG
- the zwf gene encoding glucose-6-phosphate dehydrogenase, which translates to MSSQIIPVDPFDYVVFGGTGDLAERKLLPALYHRQIEGQFSEPTRIIGASRAALTHEEYRTFATDALREHLKQGEFNEAEVAKFTARLYYVSVDAKSDQGWDDLKKILEEGKDRIRAFYLAVGPAIFGDISEKIRDNKLITKNTRIVVEKPIGRDLATATELNDTIGKVFREEQIFRIDHYLGKETVQNLMALRFANALYEPLWNSAHIDHVQITVSESVGLENRAGYYDKAGALRDMVQNHILQLVCFVAMEAPTSMDAEAVRDEKLKVLRALKPITAANVEQVTVRGQYRAGASAGGPVKGYLEELEGGVSNTETFVAIKAEVSNWRWAGVPFYIRTGKRMAGRMSEIVITFKQIPHSIFDHSAGRISANQLMIRLQPNEGVKQSLMIKDPGPGGMRLRNVSLDMSFAEAFAVRNADAYERLLLDVVRNNQTLFVRRDEVEAAWQWIDPILKAWETTGQQVQGYTAGTWGPSQSIALIERDGRTWNDTI; encoded by the coding sequence ATGAGCAGCCAGATCATTCCCGTCGACCCGTTTGATTATGTGGTGTTCGGGGGCACCGGCGATCTTGCGGAGCGCAAGCTTCTGCCCGCGCTCTATCACCGGCAGATCGAAGGTCAATTCAGCGAACCGACGCGGATCATCGGCGCATCACGTGCGGCACTGACCCATGAAGAATACCGCACGTTCGCGACCGACGCCTTGAGAGAGCATCTGAAACAGGGCGAATTCAACGAAGCGGAAGTGGCGAAATTCACAGCCCGACTCTACTACGTCTCGGTCGACGCCAAGTCCGACCAGGGCTGGGACGATCTGAAGAAGATCCTCGAAGAAGGAAAGGATCGCATCCGCGCCTTCTATCTCGCCGTGGGCCCGGCGATCTTCGGCGACATTTCGGAAAAGATCCGCGACAACAAGCTCATCACCAAGAACACCCGGATCGTCGTCGAAAAACCGATCGGCCGCGACCTCGCCACGGCGACGGAACTCAACGACACGATCGGCAAGGTGTTCCGCGAAGAGCAGATCTTCCGTATCGATCACTACCTCGGCAAGGAGACGGTGCAGAACCTCATGGCCCTGCGCTTTGCCAACGCGCTTTACGAGCCGCTGTGGAACTCGGCGCATATCGACCACGTGCAGATCACCGTTTCGGAGTCCGTCGGCCTCGAAAATCGCGCAGGCTACTACGACAAGGCGGGTGCGCTGCGCGACATGGTGCAGAACCACATTCTGCAACTCGTCTGTTTCGTCGCCATGGAAGCGCCGACCTCCATGGACGCGGAGGCCGTGCGCGACGAAAAGCTCAAGGTGCTTCGCGCGCTGAAGCCGATCACCGCCGCCAATGTCGAGCAGGTGACGGTTCGCGGCCAGTATCGTGCCGGCGCATCCGCCGGCGGTCCGGTCAAGGGCTATCTCGAGGAACTGGAAGGCGGCGTTTCCAACACCGAAACCTTCGTCGCGATCAAGGCCGAGGTCAGCAACTGGCGCTGGGCTGGCGTGCCCTTCTATATTCGCACCGGCAAGCGCATGGCGGGCCGCATGTCGGAGATCGTCATTACCTTCAAGCAGATCCCGCACTCGATCTTCGATCACAGTGCCGGACGCATTTCGGCCAACCAGTTGATGATCCGTCTGCAGCCGAACGAAGGCGTCAAGCAGTCGCTGATGATCAAGGACCCGGGACCGGGCGGGATGCGGTTGCGCAATGTTTCGCTCGACATGAGCTTCGCGGAGGCCTTCGCCGTGCGCAACGCCGATGCTTATGAACGGCTACTGCTCGATGTCGTCCGCAACAACCAGACGCTGTTCGTGCGCCGCGACGAGGTGGAAGCCGCATGGCAATGGATCGATCCGATCCTGAAGGCATGGGAAACGACCGGGCAGCAGGTGCAGGGCTACACGGCCGGCACCTGGGGGCCGAGCCAGTCCATCGCGCTCATTGAGCGCGATGGACGCACCTGGAATGATACGATCTAG
- a CDS encoding carbohydrate ABC transporter permease, translating to MQQLLTAIVTMIAGVLACAAYFWGTNFILDRIFPSKGLSGKAASRNLRITNAIRPWLFLAPALFALSIYLIYPVIESVWLSFHDRGGQNFVGARNYGWMINDGEFRQSIFNNFLWLLVVPALSTFFGLVIAALTDRIWWGNIAKTLIFMPMAISFVGAAVIWKFIYDYRAEGAEQIGLLNAIVVALGGVPQAWITLPFWNNFFLMVILIWIQTGFAMVILSAALRGIPEETIEAAVIDGANGWQIFFKIMVPQIWGTIAVVWTTITILVLKVFDIVLAMTNGQWQSQVLANLMFDWMFRGGGDFGRGASIAVVIMILVVPIMIWNIRNAAKEMRSH from the coding sequence ATGCAGCAGCTACTTACTGCCATTGTGACCATGATTGCCGGTGTCCTGGCTTGCGCAGCCTATTTCTGGGGCACGAATTTCATTCTCGATCGGATTTTCCCATCGAAGGGCCTCTCCGGTAAGGCGGCCTCCCGCAACCTGCGTATCACCAACGCCATCCGGCCTTGGCTGTTTCTGGCGCCGGCATTGTTCGCCCTGTCGATCTATCTCATTTACCCGGTCATCGAGTCCGTGTGGCTGAGCTTTCATGATCGCGGCGGTCAGAATTTCGTCGGCGCACGCAATTACGGCTGGATGATCAATGACGGTGAATTCCGGCAGTCGATCTTCAACAATTTCCTCTGGCTGCTGGTCGTTCCGGCACTGTCGACCTTCTTCGGGCTCGTCATCGCGGCGCTGACGGACCGTATCTGGTGGGGCAACATCGCCAAAACGCTGATCTTCATGCCGATGGCGATCTCCTTCGTCGGCGCCGCCGTCATCTGGAAGTTCATCTACGATTACCGTGCGGAGGGGGCCGAACAGATCGGGCTCTTGAACGCCATCGTCGTCGCCCTCGGCGGCGTACCGCAGGCCTGGATCACGCTGCCCTTCTGGAACAATTTCTTCCTCATGGTCATCCTCATCTGGATCCAGACAGGATTTGCGATGGTCATTCTCTCCGCGGCGCTGCGCGGCATACCGGAGGAGACCATCGAGGCCGCGGTGATCGACGGCGCCAATGGCTGGCAGATCTTCTTCAAGATCATGGTGCCGCAGATCTGGGGCACGATCGCCGTCGTCTGGACCACCATCACGATCCTGGTGCTCAAGGTTTTCGACATCGTTCTGGCGATGACGAACGGGCAATGGCAGAGCCAGGTGCTCGCCAACCTCATGTTCGACTGGATGTTCCGCGGCGGCGGGGACTTTGGCCGCGGCGCATCGATCGCAGTGGTGATCATGATTCTCGTCGTCCCGATCATGATATGGAACATCCGCAATGCGGCCAAGGAAATGAGGAGCCACTGA